TTTGGTGATATACAGCTGCCAGCCTTGGCTTAGTAACAGCACACTTGCCTCTGAATCAGCAGATTTGAGGGTTCAATTCTCACTCGAGATTTGAGCATTAAGTCTTGGTAGCACTGGGATCTCCGGTGCTACTTGAGCTGGCTTTCggttgagacattaaactgaggttcTGTCTATCCTCtcatgtaaatattaaagattccaGAACATCAGTTCGAAGAAGTGTAGTTAGTTCCCTGGCCAAAAATTATCCCTTCACAAAACCCAAAACACATTACTTGGTAAattatctcactgctgtttgtgggatcatgCTGGGCACAAGTTGGTTGCCACATTttggacattacaacagtgatggtATTTTCAAAAAGTACTCTGGAACCTCCTGAAGTCATGAACCATATCACTGCAAGTTCTTGACCATCATATTAAATGCCCAACAAAAATAATTCCTGCGATAATAGCATCACCTTCCTTTGCATAGAAGGGACTGGCTTGTGCAAGTCAGGATAAGTAGGTCCATTGAATCCCCAGAATCCCTACAGCGCTTAAAGAGGCCATCGGGGCTATCGAGTCTGAACCGAGCctccgaaagagaaccccaccACCCGGCCGCTGCCCCATCCCGGTGACCtcgcaacctaatctgcacatctttgcacactgaGGGGCGACTTGAGCATCGCTGACGGGTTTGCAGGGAAATgttcaaaagtttttttttaattactgACTGCGTTGGGGGAAAAAAAAGGGCGATGATCATAATTTTGAAAACGCTAACTTGGCAACTCGTGGTTATTTGTTCTGCAGGAAACAAGACTGAGCATCGATCTTTACAATTCCTCCACCATGAACGTCACTTCTCACCACCTGAACGTAACGTCACAAGGCAAGTGTTCTCGGAATGCCCAGGTTACCCAGGTGGTGTTCCCAGTGCTTTACACTGTCCTCTTCGCCATTGGTGTCATCCTCAACCTTCTGGCCATCAAAATATTTTCACAGATCCCCAGCAACACCACCTTCACCGTCCTCCTGAAAAACATCCTCGTTGCTGACTTGCTCATGACCCTGACGTTTCCTTTCAAAATACTCAGCGCCAGTCAGCTGGCGCCCTGGCAGGTGAGGTGGTTTGTCTGCCGGTTCTCAGCTGTCATGTTCTACTCCACCATGTACATCAGCATTATCCTCCTTGGGCTGATAAGCTTCGACCGTTTCCTCAAAATCACCAGGCCCTTCGGTAAGTCGTGCTTGCGAAAGGCTAGAGTCAGCAAATTCATGTGCGCGGCAGTCTGGGCTATCATGTTTCTCATATCCGTTCCCAACGTCATTCTGTCGAACAAAAAGGCCACCAAAGACTCAGTGAAAAAgtgcatggggctgaagggtccagCTGGATTGAAGTGGCACGTCATCTCAAATTACATCTGCCAGTTCATCTTCTGGGCCGTGTGCATACTGATGGTCATGCTTTACGCCATAATATCCAGGAAAGTCTATCAGTCTTACAAAAGGTCCAAAAGTACAGACAGCAAAACTCAGAGGAAGACAAAGGCCAAAGTGTTTGTCATCGTGTCGGTGTTCTTCGTCTGCTTTGCGCCGTACCATTTTGTGAGAGTGCCCTATACGCTCAGCCAAGTGGGACATGTGAAGGAATGCTGGAAGTTGAACATGCTGTATTATATTAAGGAGACAACACTCTGGTTGTGCGCTTCAAACACCTGCTTGGACCCACTTATTTACATTTTCTTGTGCCACGCATTCAGACAGAAGTTAAGAAAACGTATCAAACATACAGGCACCGCGACGTGTTCAAGAACCACGCAGAGTATGACAAACGACAATGAAGTCACTGAGAGTGTCCTATAGACTGGATTTCATGTTGTTTTTGTTAACGTCATTTCCAACTACGCAACATTCCGTAACTGAGCATTTTTTCCATTCTTGAACACTTTAGATTCCGAAGGATTTTAACTGTTACATTTCCACGATACAAACTCTCAATTCTCTGGAACATGGGAACGGTAGCaactgatgattattataaattgTCACTTTTAGTGTTAGAAAATTGTCACTTTTTTTCttaaattttagtgtacccaattaattttttccaattaaggggcaatttagcatggcaatccacctaacctgcacatctttgggttgtgggggcgaaacccacgccagcacggggagaatgtgcgaactccacacggacagagacccagagccgggaatgaacctgggacctcggtgccgtgaggcagcagtgctactcactgcgccaccgtgctgcctggacaaTTGTCACTTTTAGTGTCAGATCTTAAAATGTGATATTGTTGCCAAAATGTGATATTTGTTGCCAAAATATTTTTAGCACTTATTAATGTGTGCCCTTAACACGAATGGCCTTTATTCAACATATTTCAATTAATGAGTGCAGCACACGTGGTAATTGTTGAATCTCAGTCTGCTTCGCAATGTTGGAGTATCTTTTGAAGTCAAAACAGCCACCAATAGATAATACGAGAGGTAGCTGTGTCAGGAAATGGAGACATGTCCATCTGATTTGGAATTGACGAGGAATACATGAACCAAAAACTAATTACTCTTTTGAAAATGTGTGCAAAGGCTTGTCTTGTGCAATAATCTGCAATCTTTCATCATATCCCAGAAAACTCAATGCTGTCAACGTTAAACACACAGTCACACTGCACAGAAGGGGGTTTAGCTCACTTgactgggcagctggtttgtgatgcaatgcACGCAAGGCCaaccagcgtgggttcaattcctgtgccggctgaggttattcaatgatggccccgccttctcaaccttgcccctcaccggaggtgtggtgatcctcaggttaaatcaccaccagtcagcccacccctatggtcatctgggactatggccactttGCAGTTTCTGCACAGGGCTCACCATGCCTTTGCACAGCCCTCACTTGGGAGTGATCGTACATAAAGCAATTTCTGAAACTGGAATATTGTACACAAGCAATGTCATGTATCAAGACGTCATGTGTATAAAACATCTGGAAAACAAATGAGCCCAACATCCCTGCCAGACTTCAGAACAAATAAAGATTGTCATTCCTGGCGCGACAGCACATGGCAGATATATACATATAATCCAACCACAAGATTTACAATAGACCCAAAAATCCAACATTTTAATTTAATCCACAAACAAATCCTTTGCATCAGTGGCAGCTTTTATGGATTTAATGCTCATGAATTGAATTAAGGGTTCAATGAAATACGATTTTTTTTCAagaatttcagagggcatttgagagtcaaccgctTTGCTGTgcatctggggtcacatgtaggccagacctggttgaATAAAATCCCTCcagtaccgaaggaggccattcagcccatcgagtctgcaccgaccaatccCCAACTTTAGCCCCGTAACGTCACCtggaagcaatttagcatggccaatccacctaacctgcacatctttggactgtgggcggaaactggagcacccggaggaaacccacgcagaaacagggagaacgtgcaggctccacacagacagttacccaaggccggaattgaaccggggacccaggagctgtgaggcagcagtgctaaccatggtgccaccatGCCGCTATACGGACGGCAGgtgtccttcccgaaaggacataagtgaaccagacCGGTTTTCTTTCTAACACTCggcaacttttatttccaaattttattgaattcaaattccaccatcccactgtggtgggatttgaacccagatcttgccctgggtctctggattaatagtccagtgacaataccactgtgccactgcctcctcaTTCTGATGGTTAATTAAACCATCTCAGTGCCTTGTTAAGATCACAGCCTTTTCCAGCATCCTTTCTCTATCCAAAACATTTGAACAGATTAGATGATTTGACTATGTTAAGCCTCACATCCCGAGCTCTGCAGCATGTAACAtccacttcatgaccaacctctcccaCCTGGGATTTTGCTGCATGCCTTCAGAGTTGAATAACTATGATCAACAATCTTGGCTTTGATTTGGCAGCTTTACGCCAAGGGAACGTTTCGCACTGCGGTATTTACACAAGAATCACAATTGTTTTTATAGTGTTCACGAGATGATTAAACAAAATGCCTGATGGCTCGACTTTGGGGCTATTTTGCTACCTTAAGTTTGAACAAATGTTTTGAggaaattgaggattgtgtgcagttCATGCGGAACTGCAAAATGTCAAGGAATGACACCAAATTTCATTGGTCAACTCATCTCATTCAGTCGCAGCTCTGCAAGCAATCCTGGGCCATATGTACAGAAGTTGTGTTTGCTTCTGTAATCTTCCTTTATAGGAGAAAATAATAAGAATATCCTTTATtagtgtaggcttacattaacattgcaatcaagttactgtgaaaatccccctagtcgccacattccggcgcctattcagatacactgagggagaattcagaatgtccaattcaccgaacaagcacgtctttcgggactttgtgggaggaaaccggagcacccagaggaatcccatgcagacgcgaggagaacatgcagactccgcacagacagtgacccaagttgggaattgaacccgggtccctggtgctgtgaagcaacagtgctaaccactgtgctaccgtgtcgcccatgacAGGTAGGATTAACAATTGGTATTCAGATTAGTAGCCTTGTTACACGAGGCTCACTACATGATCAAACATATTGAGTCAACAAAATGTCAAGCACAAATGAAGGTTTTTTAAAAACAGGCTTGAAGATTGCACTTGGCAAGATCAATTCTCGAGATCCAGCCAACAATACTTAGCAATTTCCAGCTCAAATCTATGAACAGGTTCCTATTATTATTAAATAGCTTTCGATTAATATTCAACGTCATTACATATTTGGCAAATACAACAGAGGCCGTAAATACTGCTCATCACCTTGATGCTGTCATTTGGATTTAAAGCACTGACTTTAATCGCT
This window of the Scyliorhinus torazame isolate Kashiwa2021f chromosome 14, sScyTor2.1, whole genome shotgun sequence genome carries:
- the LOC140389579 gene encoding P2Y purinoceptor 13-like, yielding MNVTSHHLNVTSQGKCSRNAQVTQVVFPVLYTVLFAIGVILNLLAIKIFSQIPSNTTFTVLLKNILVADLLMTLTFPFKILSASQLAPWQVRWFVCRFSAVMFYSTMYISIILLGLISFDRFLKITRPFGKSCLRKARVSKFMCAAVWAIMFLISVPNVILSNKKATKDSVKKCMGLKGPAGLKWHVISNYICQFIFWAVCILMVMLYAIISRKVYQSYKRSKSTDSKTQRKTKAKVFVIVSVFFVCFAPYHFVRVPYTLSQVGHVKECWKLNMLYYIKETTLWLCASNTCLDPLIYIFLCHAFRQKLRKRIKHTGTATCSRTTQSMTNDNEVTESVL